Below is a genomic region from Catenuloplanes atrovinosus.
GGAGACGCAAGGAGGCGCGCGGGAAGCGGCAACCAAGGCCCCGGAACGTCAAGGCACACGCCGGGAACGCAGACGCGGCAGGAATCCCAGCGGCAATCGAGCCACGCCGCAGGCGGCGTACCGGCCAACAGTCCCGAGAGCCGGAAACCGCGAGGCAGATCCCCGAAACTCCCCGAAACTCCACGCGGCGAGTCACAACCGGCCCACCGCAACCCCGCAAGACCGCCGCGCCTCTACAACCCCGAGAGCCGTTGCCCGGCCCGGACCACCGCCATCGCATGACGGTCGCCCGGGCGCCGTCCCAGTCGCTCGATCGGTCCGGAGATGCTCACCGCCGCGATGACGCGGCCCGTCCGGTCCCGGATCGGGGCCGACACGCTCGCCACGCCCGGCTCCCGTTCCGCCACGCTCTGGGCCCACCCGCGGCGCCGGACCTCCGCCAGCGTGCGGCCGGTGAACTTGCAGCGTGGCAGCAGCGGCATGACCGCCTCCGGCGGCTCCCACGCCAGCAGGATCTGCGCGGCCGAGCCCGCGGTCATCGGCAGCACCGATCCGACCGGAACCGTGTCCCGTAGCCCGCTGGCGCGCTCCGCCGCCGCGACGCAGAGTCGTTCGTCGGCCCGGCGCAGGTAGAGCTGGGCGCTTTCGCCGGTCGCGTCGCGGAGCGCCGCCATCAGCGGCTCGGCGGCGGTGAGCAGCACGTCCGGCGCGGCGTTGGCCAGCTCGCCCAGGCGGGGGCCGGGGCGCCAGCGGCCCTGGGTGTCGCGGACCAGCATCCGGTGGATCTCCAGGGCCTGCGCGAGCCGGTGTGCCGTTGCGCGCGGCAGCTTGGTGCGCTCGACGAGTTCGGCCAGGCTGGCGCCGTCGACACAGGCGGCCAGGATGACCACCGCCTTGTCGAGAACGCCGACACCGCTCATACTGTGTCCCACAAGCCGAAACATACCTCCCAGAATTTAGGATGTCCAGATGGTGGGAGCCAATCCACAGCCCGCTTCGCCGCGGACCCTGGCCGAGAAGGTCTGGGACGCCCACGTGGTCCGATCGGCCGAGGGTGAGCCGGATCTGCTATTCATCGATCTCCATCTCCTGCACGAGGTGACCAGCCCGCAGGCGTTCGACGGACTGCGCCTCGCGGGGCGCGTGGTGCGGCGGCCGGACCTCACGCTGGCGACCGAGGATCACAACACCCCGACGGGGTACGACGACCCGTCGTTCAACGCCCGCCGCGGCGAGCTGATGACGATCCTCGACCCGACGTCGCGCACGCAGATCGAGACGCTCCGCAAGAACTGCGCGGAGTTCGGGGTGCGCCTGCATCCGCTCGGCCACGAGCAGCAGGGCATCGTGCACGTGATCGGCCCGCAGCTCGGCCTGACCCAGCCCGGTCTGACCATGGTCTGCGGCGACTCGCACACCGCCACGCACGGCGCGTTCGGCGCGCTGGCGTTCGGCATCGGCACCAGCGAGGTCGAGCACGTGCTCGCCACGCAGACGCTGCCGCAGGCCCGGCCGAAGACCATGGCGGTGACCGTGGTCGGCGAGCTCAAGCCCGGCGTCACCGCGAAGGACCTGGTGCTGGCGCTGATCACGCAGGTCGGCACCGGCGGTGGCCGCGGCCACATCGTGGAGTACCGGGGCGAGGCCATCCGCAAGCTCTCCATGGAGGGCCGGATGACCATCTGCAACATGTCCATCGAGTGGGGCGCCAAGGCCGGCATGATCGCGCCGGACGAGACCACGTTCGAATACCTGAAGGGCCGGCAGTACGCGCCGACCGGCACCGCGTGGGTCGAGGCCGTGGACTACTGGCGCAGTCTCGCCACCGACGAGGGCGCGGTCTTCGACACCGAGGTGATCCTGGACGCGGACGCGATCAGCCCGTTCGTGACCTGGGGTACCAACCCGGGCCAGGGCGTGGCGCTGGACGGCGTGGTGCCGAGTCCGGCCGACTTCGACGGCGAGACCGAGCGTGCCGCCGCCGAGCGGGCGCTGGAGTACATGGACCTCACCCCCGGCACCCCGTTACGCGAGATCCCGGTGGACGTTGTGTTCGTGGGCTCGTGCACGAACGGGCGCCTGGAGGACCTGCGCGCCGCGGCCGACGTGCTGCGGGGTCACCGGGTGCGCGACGGCGTACGCATGATGGTGGTCCCCGGCTCCGCCAAGGTGCGCGAGGCGGCCGAGGCGGAGGGGCTGGACAGGGTCTTCACCGAGGCCGGTGCGGAGTGGCGCTTCGCGGGCTGCTCCATGTGCCTGGGCATGAATCCGGACACGCTGAAGCCCGGCCAGCGCTCGGCGTCGACCTCGAACCGCAACTTCGAGGGACGCCAGGGCAAGGGTGGCCGCACCCACCTGGTGTCGCCGCCGGTCGCCGCCGCCACCGCCGTCCTGGGCCACCTCGCGGCCCCCGCGGACCTGTAGCCGAAAGGGTTTCCGGACATGGAGAAGTTCACCGTGCACACCGGCTCCGCGGTACCGCTGCGGCGCTCCAATGTGGATACGGATCAGATCATTCCCGCCGTGTACCTGAAGAGGGTGACACGGACGGGCTTCGAGGACGGTCTCTTCAGCGCCTGGCGCGAGGACCCGGCATTCGTGATGAACAATCCCGCCTATTCGTCCGCATCGATTCTCGTTGCGGGACCGGATTTCGGCACCGGGTCATCGCGCGAACACGCGGTGTGGGCCTTGCACAACTGGGGATTCCGCGCCGTGATCTCGCCGCGCTTCGGCGACATCTTCCGCGGCAACTCGCTCAAGGAGGGCCTGCTGCCGGTCGAGTTGGACCAGTCCGCGGTCGAGACGCTGTGGGATCTGGCGGAGCGCGACCCGGCCGCGCGGATCGAGGTCGACCTCGCCGAGCGGCAGGTACGGGCGGACGGCCACGTCTGGTCGTTCCCGATGGACGACTTCAGCCGCTGGCGCCTGATGGAGGGCCTGGACGACATCGGCCTGACGTTGCGGCATCAGGACGCCATCGCGGCGTACGAGGCGAAACGCCCTTCCTTCAAGCCTTCCCTGGCCTGACGGGCACCTCAGGTACGTGCCGGAACCAGCCGGCGAGAACCCCGATAACAGCGGGACTTTCACCCCCGCGAGACCGCCGAATCGTTGCCGCCAGGGCGCTTCAGCCCGGCCGACGAGGTCTCGCGGGGGTGATTCCGTTGCGACACAAGGACTTTTTTCCCACGGATGTTTGTATCTGCTGCTCCCAGGGCATACCGTGCGCGCAGAATCATTGTGTAACAGTCCATTCGCTTCATCGGGAGGGAAATCTCGTGAACAAGGCCGAGCTCATCGAGGCGCTCGCCGCTCGCCTGGGAGACAAGAAGACGGCGACGGCGGCGCTGGACGCGGTTCTCGCGGAGGTCCAGAACGCGGTCACCAAGGGCGACCGCGTCGCCATCACCGGCTTCGGAGTCTTCGAAAAGCGCGTGCGCGGTGCTCGAACAGCCCGCAATCCGCGTACCGGCGAAGCGGTGAAGGTGAAGAAGACGTCCGTCCCGGCCTTCCGGCCCGGCGCCGGATTCAAGGAGCTGGTCGCGAGCGGCAAGGTGCCGAAGGCGACCGCCGCCAAGAAGACCACCGCCGCGGCGACGAAGTCGACCGCCACCAAGGCGACCGCGGCGAAGACCGCGCCGGCCAAGGCGACCGCGACCAAGACGGCCACCGCGGCCAAGACGACCACGCCGGCGGCGAAGAAGACCGCGGCGAAGTCGACCGCCACCAAGGCGACCACGGCCAAGACGGCCACCGCGGCCAAGGCCACCACCACGACGACGCCGGCGAAGAAGACCGCGGCGAAGTCCACCGCCACCAAGGCGGCCGCCACCACCCCGGCCAAGAAGACCACCGCTACCAAGAGCACGACCGCCACCAAGTCGACGGCCAAGAAGGCGCCGGCGGCGAAGAAGACGGTCGCCAAGAAGCGCTGATCCCTGCCCGGCAAGCGCACCAGGGAAATGCCGAGGGCGCCTCACCCCCCGTGGGTGAGGCGCCCTCGGCGTGCGTGGGCCGCGGTCGTCAGGCCGGCGCCGGTGCCTCCGCGAACGCGCCGCCGATCCGCCCGTGCAGCCGCCGCAGCGGACGCGGCGCCCACCAGTTCCAGCGGCCCAGCAGCGTCATCGTGGCCGGTACGAGCAGCAGCCGCACCACCGTGGCGTCCAGCGCGACGGCCAGCACCAGCCCCAGCCCGATCTGCTTGATGGGCGCGAACCCGCCGGTCAGGAAGCCCGCGAACACCACCACCAGCAGCAGCCCGGCGGAGGTGATGATGCGCCCGGTCTGCTGCAGCCCCGCCGCCACCGCACGGTCCGCAGCGTCGCCGGCCAGGTGCCGCTCGCGGATGCGGGACAGCAGGAACATCTCGTAGTCGACGGACAGCCCGAACGCGATCGCGGCCACCAGCACCGGCACGGTCAGGTTCGTGGTGTCCAGCCGCTCACTGCCGAGCAACCAGGCGAAGTGGCCCTCCTGGAACACCCACACCACCACGCCCAGCGACGCCGCGATGCTGAGCAGGTTGGTGAGCACCGCCTTGATCGGCAGCAGCACCGAGCCGGTGAACGCGAACAGCAGCGCCAGCGTGCCCAGCGCGACCAGCACGGCCGCGATCGGCGCGCGCTCACCCAGCATCGCGCGGTAGTCGGCCAGCCGCGCCGCCGTGCCGGCCACCTCGAAGCCCTGCGCGCGCAGCTGCCGTACCGCGTCCTGGGTGCTCTCCTCCGCGGGAAGCGCGGCCGGATGGGCGCGGACGACGCCGTCCGACGACGACACCCGCGCGATCCCCGGCACCGCGGCGATCCGCGCCTCGTCCGCCGGGCCGCCCGGGATCAGCAGCGGGTCCGGCCCGGTCAGCGCCGGGAAGTCGCGGGCCAGCGCCTCGTCCAGCCGCCGGGTGTCCGACGCGGACGGCAGCGAGCGCGAGTCGCCGTTGCCGATGGTCAGCCCGGCCACCGGTAGCGCCAGCACCACCAGCGCGGTCGCGGTGCCGAGCAGCGTGAGCAGCGGCCGGCGCTGCACGCGCGCCGCGAGCCGGGCGAACGCGGTGCCACCGGCGGCCGCGGCCGGCTTGATCCGGTGCCCCCACAGGGTCAGCATCGCGGGGAGCAGCGTCACCGCGGCCAGCATGTTCACCAGCACCACACCGGCCGCGGCCAGGCCGAGCGAGCGCAGGAACGGGTCCGGGAACACCATCAGCCCGGCCAGCGCCACCGCCACGGTCAGGCCGGTGAACAGCACGGTCCGGCCCGCGGTGGCGGACGCGCGCAGCACCGCGTCCCGCACGCCCGGATCCACCGCGCGCTCCTCCCGGAACCGGCTCACCAGCAGCAGCGCGTAGTCCACGGCCAGGCCCATGCTGAGCATCGTGGTCACCTGCACCGCGTAGACGGAGACGTCGGTGACCAGGCTGAACAGGTAGAGCACGCCGAAGTTCGCGCCGATGCCGACGATCGCGACCAGCAGCGGCAGCCCGGCCGCGAGCAGGCTGCCGAACACCACCAGCAGCAGCACCAGCACCACCGGCAGGCTGATCAGCTCCGCGCGCTGCACGTCCTCCTGGGCCTGGTCGTTGTAGTCGGCCATGCTCAGCGGCCCGCCGGAGACCACCACCGAACCGGCCGGCACCGCCCGCAGGATCTCGGCCGCGGGCTCGGCCGCCTCGCCGGCGCCGTCGAGAACCACCGAGACCACGACCACCGAGGGGGTACGGTCCGACGGCGCCGGGTCCGTGACGGAGACGACGCCGTCGAGCGCGCGGACCCGGGTCACCGCGTCCGCGACCGCGGCGGCGGGCGCGCCGTCGACGACCGCGGTGACGGACTGCGGCACCGGGTTCTCGGCGTCCAGGCGGTCCTGCACGACCGCGGACTGGCTGCCGGGCACCACGCCCACCTCCGAGGTGAGGCGGCTGAACAGGTTGGCGCCGGCCGTGAACCCGGCGACGAGCACGGCGGCCCAGAGCAGGATGGTCAGGACGGGGCGGCGCACCGCGGCGCCGGACAGGAGTCGAAGCATGGGAGCACGGTGCCGCGCGCGGTCCTCGTCCCGGATCGCCCGCGAGAGCGGTCCCGGCGCTCACTCCCGCGACGGACGGCCCGGCACGACCAGCCCGGACTCGTAGGCCAGCACCACCGCCTGTACCCGGTCGCGCAGGCCCAGCTTGGTCAGCAGGTTGCTCATGTGCGTCTTCACGGTGTGCTCGGTGACGTGCAGCCGCGCCGCGATCTCCGCGTTGGACAGACCCTGCGCGACCAGCCGCAGCGAGTCCGTCTCGCGCGCGGTCAGCGACGCCAGCGCGGCGGTCCGGCGGGCGACCGGGCCGGTGGCCGTGCCGCGGCCGACCATGTCCGCGATCAGCCGGCGGGTCACGCTCGGCGCCAGCAGCGAGTCGCCGCCCGCGATGGTGCGCACCGCGCTGACCAACTCGGCCCGCCGCATGTCCTTGAGCAGGAAGCCGCTGGCGCCGGCGCGCA
It encodes:
- a CDS encoding response regulator transcription factor, with protein sequence MAPGGPDGTAATLRVLVADDQALVRDGFCVILDAQPDIAVVGEAGDGEEAVRAALALRPDVVLMDVRMPRRNGIEATAHICAATDAKVLMLTTFDLDEYVYDALRAGASGFLLKDMRRAELVSAVRTIAGGDSLLAPSVTRRLIADMVGRGTATGPVARRTAALASLTARETDSLRLVAQGLSNAEIAARLHVTEHTVKTHMSNLLTKLGLRDRVQAVVLAYESGLVVPGRPSRE
- a CDS encoding IclR family transcriptional regulator, with the protein product MSGVGVLDKAVVILAACVDGASLAELVERTKLPRATAHRLAQALEIHRMLVRDTQGRWRPGPRLGELANAAPDVLLTAAEPLMAALRDATGESAQLYLRRADERLCVAAAERASGLRDTVPVGSVLPMTAGSAAQILLAWEPPEAVMPLLPRCKFTGRTLAEVRRRGWAQSVAEREPGVASVSAPIRDRTGRVIAAVSISGPIERLGRRPGDRHAMAVVRAGQRLSGL
- a CDS encoding MMPL family transporter, which codes for MLRLLSGAAVRRPVLTILLWAAVLVAGFTAGANLFSRLTSEVGVVPGSQSAVVQDRLDAENPVPQSVTAVVDGAPAAAVADAVTRVRALDGVVSVTDPAPSDRTPSVVVVSVVLDGAGEAAEPAAEILRAVPAGSVVVSGGPLSMADYNDQAQEDVQRAELISLPVVLVLLLVVFGSLLAAGLPLLVAIVGIGANFGVLYLFSLVTDVSVYAVQVTTMLSMGLAVDYALLLVSRFREERAVDPGVRDAVLRASATAGRTVLFTGLTVAVALAGLMVFPDPFLRSLGLAAAGVVLVNMLAAVTLLPAMLTLWGHRIKPAAAAGGTAFARLAARVQRRPLLTLLGTATALVVLALPVAGLTIGNGDSRSLPSASDTRRLDEALARDFPALTGPDPLLIPGGPADEARIAAVPGIARVSSSDGVVRAHPAALPAEESTQDAVRQLRAQGFEVAGTAARLADYRAMLGERAPIAAVLVALGTLALLFAFTGSVLLPIKAVLTNLLSIAASLGVVVWVFQEGHFAWLLGSERLDTTNLTVPVLVAAIAFGLSVDYEMFLLSRIRERHLAGDAADRAVAAGLQQTGRIITSAGLLLVVVFAGFLTGGFAPIKQIGLGLVLAVALDATVVRLLLVPATMTLLGRWNWWAPRPLRRLHGRIGGAFAEAPAPA
- the leuD gene encoding 3-isopropylmalate dehydratase small subunit, whose translation is MEKFTVHTGSAVPLRRSNVDTDQIIPAVYLKRVTRTGFEDGLFSAWREDPAFVMNNPAYSSASILVAGPDFGTGSSREHAVWALHNWGFRAVISPRFGDIFRGNSLKEGLLPVELDQSAVETLWDLAERDPAARIEVDLAERQVRADGHVWSFPMDDFSRWRLMEGLDDIGLTLRHQDAIAAYEAKRPSFKPSLA
- a CDS encoding HU family DNA-binding protein → MNKAELIEALAARLGDKKTATAALDAVLAEVQNAVTKGDRVAITGFGVFEKRVRGARTARNPRTGEAVKVKKTSVPAFRPGAGFKELVASGKVPKATAAKKTTAAATKSTATKATAAKTAPAKATATKTATAAKTTTPAAKKTAAKSTATKATTAKTATAAKATTTTTPAKKTAAKSTATKAAATTPAKKTTATKSTTATKSTAKKAPAAKKTVAKKR
- the leuC gene encoding 3-isopropylmalate dehydratase large subunit; this encodes MVGANPQPASPRTLAEKVWDAHVVRSAEGEPDLLFIDLHLLHEVTSPQAFDGLRLAGRVVRRPDLTLATEDHNTPTGYDDPSFNARRGELMTILDPTSRTQIETLRKNCAEFGVRLHPLGHEQQGIVHVIGPQLGLTQPGLTMVCGDSHTATHGAFGALAFGIGTSEVEHVLATQTLPQARPKTMAVTVVGELKPGVTAKDLVLALITQVGTGGGRGHIVEYRGEAIRKLSMEGRMTICNMSIEWGAKAGMIAPDETTFEYLKGRQYAPTGTAWVEAVDYWRSLATDEGAVFDTEVILDADAISPFVTWGTNPGQGVALDGVVPSPADFDGETERAAAERALEYMDLTPGTPLREIPVDVVFVGSCTNGRLEDLRAAADVLRGHRVRDGVRMMVVPGSAKVREAAEAEGLDRVFTEAGAEWRFAGCSMCLGMNPDTLKPGQRSASTSNRNFEGRQGKGGRTHLVSPPVAAATAVLGHLAAPADL